Proteins encoded by one window of Nicotiana tabacum cultivar K326 chromosome 10, ASM71507v2, whole genome shotgun sequence:
- the LOC107759821 gene encoding putative serine/threonine-protein kinase PBL23: MILGRLAKRGWMNCFSCCMPVEDSIHNSSLENSIIQQYKDTKSPAQFANISLKTDSSRRRYIASEIEKFGKGNIAAQAFTFRELCLATQNFDCECLLGSGGFGKVYKGHIKSKNMDVAVKQLDRNGFQGTKEFLVEVLLLSLLRHSNLVNLIGYCSDGDQRILVYEFMPNGSLEGHLLELGPDNKPLDWDMRMKIAVGAAKGLAYLHETANPPVIYRDFKSSNILLDDNFNPKLSDFGLAKLGPTGGRTHVSTRVMGTYGYCAPDYACTGKLTVKSDVYSFGVVFLEIITGRRVIDSSRPSEEQNLVKWARPLINDKKKFHLMADPLLGKNYPTKALYQALTVASMCLQEDASTRPLISDVVTALEYISSIKKHEKEEAVAEDTFKSPPALQTITSHVERIQSNKAHCIRERF, from the exons ATGATATTAGGTAGATTAGCAAAAAGAGGATGGATGAATTGTTTTTCATGTTGTATGCCGGTGGAGGACAGCATTCATAATTCCTCTTTGGAAAATAGCATTATTCAACAATACAAAGATACCAAATCTCCAGCACAATTTGCCAACATTTCTCTTAAAACTG ATAGCAGCAGAAGGAGATACATAGCTTCAGAAATAGAAAAATTTGGAAAGGGGAACATTGCAGCTCAGGCCTTCACATTCCGCGAGTTGTGTCTTGCAACTCAAAACTTTGACTGTGAGTGTTTGCTTGGTTCTGGTGGTTTTGGTAAAGTGTACAAGGGCCATATTAAAAGCAAGAATATG GATGTTGCTGTGAAACAACTTGACAGGAATGGTTTCCAAGGAACTAAAGAGTTCCTTGTGGAGGTTCTGCTGTTGAGTCTTCTCCGTCATTCCAACCTCGTCAATTTAATAGGATATTGTTCAGATGGTGATCAGCGAATATTAGTCTACGAATTCATGCCAAATGGTTCGTTAGAGGGTCACCTTCTTG AACTTGGTCCAGATAATAAGCCTCTTGATTGGGATATGAGGATGAAAATTGCAGTAGGAGCAGCAAAAGGACTTGCATACTTGCATGAAACAGCTAATCCTCCGGTGATTTATCGAGACTTTAAATCCTCCAACATACTTTTAGATGACAACTTTAATCCAAAACTTTCTGATTTTGGACTTGCCAAGCTAGGTCCAACTGGTGGCAGGACTCATGTCTCCACTAGGGTCATGGGAACCTATGGTTACTGTGCACCTGACTATGCTTGCACAGGTAAATTGACCGTTAAGTCTGATGTTTATAGCTTTGGCGTAGTCTTCTTAGAAATAATCACAGGAAGACGAGTCATTGACAGCTCCAGACCAAGCGAAGAACAGAACCTCGTCAAGTGG GCACGACCGTTGATCAATGACAAGAAGAAGTTTCACTTAATGGCAGATCCATTGCTGGGAAAGAACTACCCGACGAAGGCACTGTATCAAGCTCTAACAGTTGCATCAATGTGCCTGCAAGAGGACGCGAGTACGCGACCTTTAATCAGCGATGTAGTGACTGCTTTAGAGTATATATCTAGTATCAAGAAACATGAGAAGGAGGAGGCTGTAGCAGAAGACACTTTCAAATCCCCACCTGCATTGCAAACTATTACAAGTCATGTTGAACGTATTCAAAGTAATAAAGCTCATTGTATTAGAGAAAGATTCTAA
- the LOC107759820 gene encoding uncharacterized protein LOC107759820 — MLEKPMTDSIFEVREELMVSPLGGIPQHRTAHFLKPIVSSPDGPPLKLPSLPFSSESEWPLKVSFNGWRLPQNKWKKWVESMKSVHYSVWKAAGIHEAIIGSVYKIHSYKDLIFGMTERWCCETNTFIFPWGEASITLEDMMILGGFSVLGGTVSLQPLQSPELVEIQENLEKARKKLIRMKTDNHNGWLNHFMNSGHRFEHEAFLSLWLSRFVFPGNEYGKIGIHVFPIAVNLAKGTRLALAPAVLASIYRDLSLLKQTMEIASSSNERNNENVGDSVDILALTLWAPLLFVQVWAWERLLPLQPEQARKCSMASGVRIGRWHNVKQLDVINVRNIIDSSGETFLWRPYALASVGGWSVPKFYKERSEEWTIIEGQNVEQELESFVRCLRLSELVGLDCQEPYQPHRVAMQFGYDQDFPKWIPRSCSCPQVAWYNYSRPIDSDLKLYYPSRLSESDVTAQYLRWWRKEVLFLAVAFKGVLHGLRSKRRSRRLSSLYAPPAFAPKLKHVKVAIDYNLKKAQVESYPDVPPGFPPKCGEVNDRKRISMMEKKVQVENYPDVPPGCPPKCDEINDKKHIWMMEKKVKVENFPDVPPGFPPKCGEVSDKKHISMMEKKVKVENCPDVPIGFPPKFGEINEKKHISMMEKKVKVENFLDVPPGFPPKCGEVNDKKHISVMEKKVKVENFPYVPIGFPPKCGEVKNISMGISQTMAFNGNTAEERKHIP; from the coding sequence ATGTTGGAAAAACCAATGACAGACTCAATCTTTGAGGTAAGAGAAGAGTTAATGGTTTCACCATTAGGTGGAATCCCACAACACAGAACAGCTCATTTCTTGAAACCCATTGTTTCTTCTCCTGATGGTCCACCATTAAAGCTACCCTCACTGCCTTTCTCCTCTGAATCTGAATGGCCTTTAAAAGTCTCCTTCAATGGCTGGAGGCTTCCTCAAAACAAATGGAAAAAATGGGTTGAGAGTATGAAATCTGTTCATTACTCTGTATGGAAAGCTGCTGGTATTCATGAAGCCATTATAGGTTCAGTATACAAAATCCATAGTTACAAAGATTTGATTTTTGGAATGACAGAAAGGTGGTGCTGTGAGACTAATACTTTTATATTTCCTTGGGGTGAAGCTAGTATTACTCTTGAAGATATGATGATTTTGGGAGGGTTTTCTGTTTTGGGTGGCACTGTTTCATTGCAGCCTCTTCAATCCCCTGAGTTGGTTGAAATTCAAGAAAATCTTGAAAAAGCGCGAAAGAAACTTATCAGAATGAAGACTGATAATCATAATGGGTGGTTGAATCATTTCATGAATAGTGGACACAGGTTTGAACATGAAGCTTTTCTTTCTCTTTGGTTATCAAGATTTGTGTTTCCAGGAAATGAATATGGTAAAATAGGTATACATGTTTTTCCAATAGCTGTCAACCTTGCTAAAGGTACGCGACTAGCACTTGCTCCTGCTGTTCTTGCAAGCATATATAGGGACTTGAGTTTGTTGAAACAGACTATGGAAATTGCTTCGTCTTCAAATGAGCGAAATAATGAAAATGTTGGAGATAGTGTTGACATTCTAGCGCTTACTCTTTGGGCGCCTTTGTTGTTTGTTCAAGTTTGGGCTTGGGAGAGGTTACTACCTTTGCAGCCAGAGCAGGCTCGCAAATGCAGTATGGCTAGTGGGGTGAGAATAGGACGATGGCATAATGTGAAACAATTGGATGTGATTAATGTGAGGAATATTATTGATTCTTCTGGAGAGACATTTCTGTGGAGGCCATATGCCTTGGCTTCTGTGGGAGGTTGGTCAGTTCCTAAGTTTTACAAGGAAAGATCAGAAGAGTGGACAATAATTGAAGGGCAAAATGTGGAACAAGAACTGGAGTCTTTCGTTCGATGCTTGAGGTTATCTGAGCTAGTTGGGTTGGATTGTCAAGAGCCTTATCAACCACATCGTGTAGCAATGCAGTTTGGATATGACCAAGATTTCCCTAAATGGATTCCTCGTTCGTGTTCATGTCCTCAAGTTGCTTGGTACAACTATAGCAGACCCATTGATTCTGATTTGAAGCTATATTATCCATCTAGGTTGTCTGAATCAGATGTCACTGCCCAGTATTTGAGATGGTGGAGAAAAGAAGTATTATTTCTAGCTGTTGCATTCAAAGGAGTGTTGCATGGACTAAGGAGTAAAAGAAGATCAAGACGACTTTCTAGCCTTTATGCTCCTCCTGCTTTTGCTCCTAAGTTAAAACATGTGAAAGTAGCAATTGACTATAACTTAAAAAAAGCACAAGTAGAGAGTTACCCTGATGTTCCCCCTGGTTTTCCACCCAAATGTGGTGAGGTAAATGACAGGAAGCGTATATCGATGATGGAAAAGAAAGTACAAGTGGAGAATTACCCTGATGTTCCTCCTGGTTGTCCACCCAAATGTGATGAGATAAATGACAAGAAGCATATATGGATGATGGAAAAGAAAGTAAAAGTGGAGAATTTCCCTGATGTTCCCCCTGGTTTTCCACCTAAATGTGGTGAGGTAAGCGACAAGAAGCATATATCGATGATGGAAAAGAAAGTAAAAGTGGAGAATTGCCCTGATGTTCCCATTGGTTTTCCTCCCAAATTTGGTGAGATAAATGAAAAGAAACATATATCGATGATGGAAAAGAAAGTAAAAGTGGAGAATTTCCTTGATGTTCCCCCTGGTTTTCCACCCAAATGTGGTGAGGTAAATGACAAGAAGCATATATCGGTGATGGAAAAGAAAGTAAAAGTGGAGAATTTCCCATATGTTCCCATTGGTTTTCCTCCCAAATGTGGTGAAGTAAAGAATATTTCTATGGGGATTTCACAAACAATGGCTTTCAATGGGAATACTGCAGAAGAAAGAAAACACATTCCCTGA
- the LOC107772385 gene encoding serine/threonine-protein phosphatase 7 long form homolog: MKEWPTWVDLLKPLYQDIWKKDGIFEAVIASTFKIHRHNDLIIALVERWCLETNTFILPWGEATVTLEDMVVLGGYSVLGHCVLKPVKAKDSVAVEKTLCEAHKTVRARNVTHHAWMEYFAGKGDHLEHVAFLTLWLSSLLSLPP, encoded by the coding sequence ATGAAGGAATGGCCTACTTGGGTTGATCTGTTAAAGCCTTTATACCAAGATAtatggaagaaagatggaatcttTGAAGCTGTTATAGCTTCCACGTTCAAGATTCATAGGCACAATGATTTGATTATTGCTCTTGTTGAGAGATGGTGTTTGGAGACAAACACATTCATTTTACCTTGGGGAGAAGCAACTGTTACTTTGGAGGATATGGTAGTTTTGGGTGGTTACTCTGTTTTGGGCCACTGTGTCTTGAAACCTGTTAAGGCCAAAGATTCTGTTGCAGTTGAAAAAACTCTTTGCGAAGCTCATAAGACTGTTAGAGCAAGGAATGTTACTCACCATGCCTGGATGGAATATTTTGCAGGAAAAGGTGACCATTTGGAGCATGTTGCATTTTTGACCCTTTGGTTGTCAAG